Below is a genomic region from Sinorhizobium meliloti.
GTGAATATGCCGGTCTGCTCGCGATCCGCGCCTACCATATCGCCAACGGCAACGAGCATCGCGACGTCTGCCTGATACCGACCTCGGCGCACGGCACCAACCCGGCCTCGGCGCAGATGGCCGGCATGAAGGTGGTGGTCGTCAAGGTGAGCGACGCCGGCGAGATCGATATGGACGATTTCCGCGCCAAAGCGGAGCAGTATGCGGACACCCTCTCCTGCTGCATGATCACCTATCCCTCGACGCACGGCGTGTTCGAGGAGAACGTCCGCGAAGTCTGCGAGGTCGTGCATAAGCACGGTGGCCAGGTCTATCTGGACGGCGCCAACATGAATGCGATGGTTGGCCTTTCCCGCCCTGGCGACATCGGCTCGGATGTCAGCCATTTGAACCTGCACAAGACCTTCTGCATTCCGCATGGCGGCGGCGGTCCCGGCATGGGCCCGATCGGCGTCAAGTCGCATCTCGCCCCCTTCCTTCCGGGACACCCGCAGACCGACGGGCACGAGGGCGCCGTATCCGCCGCACCGTTCGGGTCGGCCTCGATCCTGCCGATCTCCTGGAGCTACTGCCTGATGATGGGCGGCGAAGGCCTGACGCAAGCGACCAAGGTGGCGATCCTCAACGCCAATTACGTCGCCGCCCGGCTGAAGGGTGCCTATGACGTGCTCTACAAGTCGGCGAAAGGCCGGGTCGCGCATGAATGCATCATCGATACCCGTCCGCTCGCCGAAAGCGCCGGCGTCACGGTCGATGACGTCGCCAAGCGCCTGATCGACTGCGGCTTCCATGCACCGACGATGAGCTGGCCGGTCGCGGGCACACTGATGATCGAACCCACGGAATCGGAAACGAAGGCCGAGCTCGACCGCTTCTGCGACGCCATGCTGGCAATCCGCGAAGAGGCCCGCGCCATCGAGGACGGCCGGATGGACAAGGTCAACAATCCGCTGAAGAACGCGCCGCATACGGTCGAGGACCTCGTCGGCGACTGGGACCGGCCCTATTCGCGCGAGCAGGCCTGCTTCCCACCGGGCGCCTTCCGCGTGGACAAATACTGGTCGCCGGTCAACCGTGTCGACAATGTCTATGGCGACCGCAATCTCGTCTGCACCTGCCCGCCGATCGAGAGCTACGCGGAAGCGGCGGAATGATGACGTGATCCGATCGGGCGCGGTTCAAGCGCCGCGCCTGCCTGCCACGTCCTGAAAGCAAAAAGCCCGGCTCCTAAGCCGGGCTTGGCCTACTGCATGTCTCCTTTAATCGTATCCGATTAAAGGACAAAAACATGCAGCAGATCAAAGTGCTGCAGCGACCTTTGCGCGTCTGATAAGACGCGCGGCGCTGTAAGCACTTCCCGGAGAAGTGCGGAGCAGCTTTCCCTCTGCAGAAAAGAAAAAGCCGCCCGGAGGCGGCCTCTTCGTGTCCTGAGAGATGCGGTTACTCGGCGCTCTCGTCCGCAGCCTTCTTCTTGGCCGGGGCCTTCTTCTTCGGCGCGGCGGCTTCTTCGCCCTCGCCGGCTTCGGCCTTGGCGGCTGCCTTCTTCTTGGAGGCCGTCTTCTTGGCCGGCTTTTCGTCGCCCTCGTCGTCAGCCGTCAGCTCTTCCTTCGAGACCTTCTTGTCGGTCACCGAAACCTCGGTGAGCAGGTGGTCGACAACCTTCTCTTCGAAAAGCGGTGCGCGCAGCGAGGCGGCAGCACCGGGCGTGTTGCGGAAATATTCGAGGATTTCCTTTTCCTGGCCGGGGAACTGGCGCAGCTGCTCGAACAGCGAACGCTGCATCTCGTCATCGCTGACCTGAACGCCGGCCTTTTCGCCGATCTCGGAGAGAACCAGACCGAGGCGGACGCGACGCTCGGCGAGCTTGCGATATTCGGCTCGCGCTTCCTCTTCCGTCGTGTCTTCATCGGCGAAGGTCTTGCCGGCCTGCTGCAGGTCGGTGTTGATCTGGCGCCAGATGTTCTCGAACTCGGCATCGACGAGGCGCTCGGGTGTATCGAACTGATAGAGTTCGTCGAGCTGGTCGAGAAGCTGACGCTTGACCTTCTGGCGGGTGATCGAGCCGAACTGGCTTTCGATCTGGCCGCGGACGATTTCCTTCAGCTTGTCGACGGATTCGAGGCCGAGCTTCGTTGCGAGCTCGTCGTTGATCTCGATCGGGGCAGCGGCAGCGACGTCCTTGACGGTGATGTCGAAGGTCGCTTCCTTGCCGGCAAGGTTGGCTGCCGGATAATCCGCCGGGAACGTGACCGTGATGGTCTTTTCATCGCCGGCCTTTACGCCGACAAGCTGCTCCTCGAAGCCCGGGATGAAGCGGTTGGACCCGAGCACGAGCTCAGCATCTTCGTCCTTGCCGCCGTCGAAGGCTTCGCCGTCGACCTTGCCGAGATAGTCGACCGTGACGCGGTCGCCATTGGCAGCCTTGCCCTTCTTCGATTCGTAGGTGCGGGCGCTCTCGGCGATGCGCTGGATCTGCTCGTTGACTTCATCCTCGCTGACGTCGACGACCTCACGGGTGACCTTGATGCCGCTTGCATCCTTGAGTTCGATCGGCGGAATGATTTCGTAGGCGACCGTGAATTC
It encodes:
- the tig gene encoding trigger factor gives rise to the protein MQVIETLAQGLKRELKVVIPADEMQARMNERLVEVKDRVRINGFRPGKVPVAHLKKVYGKSIMADLVNEIVREKPTEILTSRGEKSATQPEIAMTEDEAEADKILNAQADFEFTVAYEIIPPIELKDASGIKVTREVVDVSEDEVNEQIQRIAESARTYESKKGKAANGDRVTVDYLGKVDGEAFDGGKDEDAELVLGSNRFIPGFEEQLVGVKAGDEKTITVTFPADYPAANLAGKEATFDITVKDVAAAAPIEINDELATKLGLESVDKLKEIVRGQIESQFGSITRQKVKRQLLDQLDELYQFDTPERLVDAEFENIWRQINTDLQQAGKTFADEDTTEEEARAEYRKLAERRVRLGLVLSEIGEKAGVQVSDDEMQRSLFEQLRQFPGQEKEILEYFRNTPGAAASLRAPLFEEKVVDHLLTEVSVTDKKVSKEELTADDEGDEKPAKKTASKKKAAAKAEAGEGEEAAAPKKKAPAKKKAADESAE